The Hippopotamus amphibius kiboko isolate mHipAmp2 chromosome 16, mHipAmp2.hap2, whole genome shotgun sequence genomic interval TGGGTCTTAGCGAATGCAGTAAACAGCTGATGTCTGCTCACTGTTGAGCAAATGGGTGGGGAATGTTGAgattttctagattctgcatagtCCTTTTTGTCTTGTAAAGTGTTGTGTAACCAGACTTCTCTAGAAGTGGTGTTGCAGGAAAACCGGTTCCGCAAGAAACCAAGCAGAGCACTCAGAGaattggagaactcaggtttattaagtcGAGggacccagacaagctaacgctccgaaattctgggccccgttacAAACTTGATTTGCCTTTTTATAGATCATACTAGGCTATACAGTTGGCATCTATTGATTGGACTGCACAATTCCCATGCTCTTCAGATTGGCTACAGTGGCTACAGATTGTGGCAAGTTAATTACAATGAGTAATAGTTTCTTTCAATCAAAGCAAATTGGGTACAAAACATTTAAGCAGaacaagcacacacaaaaaatcatcaGACCATTTTGATCATTTTCCCAGTTCCCAGTTCCGACTGATTACAATTCACGCTGTAAGAATCGTTTCTACACCCTCTATACATTCATTAATGATTAACTAAACCTGCTCAGCAAGCTTTAGGCTACAGATTTCAAAAGGCCCCTCATCAGTGGTATCATAAACAAGAGTTTATGAGTTTatttaaatgagtttatttgtTACTCACATAATTTGGAAGTATTGAAAAGtcagaagaagagaaacaaatcacCTCTAAATTTGACAACCCAAACATTACTCTTTAAATTCTGTTGTGTTTCCTTACAGTactctaaataaatattcatttcccCACAAGTTGTACGCTACATTTCTGTATAGTACATTGCAAATGATTCATGACTTTCACTATATGTCCTGCACAATAGATATAATTTCCTATGTATTTTCACTCCACATCACATCATAAGCATTTCTCATGTGATTATAACACCTTTGTACATGAAATCGCGAAGGTACGTTACATTCTGTGTGGAATAAATATGCCATTATTGATTTAATCAGTCCCAATTCGGGGCATTTAGGGTGTTCATAGCTTCATTACGTCAAGATGGAAGAAATGTTCCTCTACCCTGCTGTGGTGTGAGCGTGGGTTGAAAAAGAATTTCCGGACGCAAAGTATTTCAGAAGAGAGTGAATTTATTGAGAACAAACAGCAGAGTGTAGTTAGGGACACTGTAAAGGCAGCGGGCCGACTTCCTGACATCCAGGGGGAGTCGACCCCTTTCGTGGGCTTGCAGCCTATTTTTATAGCCTCAAGACAATGAAATTTCCTGCTGGAAGGGTGGCGTTAGGTGATTAGTAAGGTGGCTATATGGTGAACATTTTACCTGATATGGATTTGGGGGCTCTTCGGCCAAGGTCAGGAGTGCCCCGCGATGACAGTGGCTATTGGACTCAGTCCGGggatttcttttgttctgtgtccttGACATAGGGCTTCAcatacccttctaggttcttctggctagtctaagaattaaattgacatgagacagattagcaggaggaaaatcaaacaaaagtttaataacacgtATACGTGGGAAAGAGCCAGGAGTAACTCACCAAAGTGGCCAAAACTTTCAGCTTAAATACCATCTCAGCTAAACACACATGAGGTTGTTGGAGGCAGTGGTTTGGAAcgtcaaaggggaggaaggcgaTTCACgtgaagaaggaaaagcaaaggttTGGTGTACCGGCCTTGCCGGGCCAGCAGGGACAATGGAACAGAGAGGGGACTCTGATCTCCAGGCCCTGCCAAATTTCTCACCACCCTTCGCCCATGTTCTTTGCCAATAtctctggtgagagctctcttctgaGAACAGACCCTCTATCTCCATTTTGGGGAGTGGTGCTGGGGGGAGCGgaccatgcagcatgtggaatcttagttccctgaccagggatcgaacctcctgcattggaagctcggagtcttaaccactggaccaccagggaagtcctgtaaatTCTTTAGGTAGCTAAGTGAGAGGTAAAAAATGAAGACTTCCTGTGtcctctgtttcttaaaaataatcagcttaAACTAATCCTCACGCCAAAGAGACACATTGTGGGGTGGCAATTTTTGCTCCCCTACAATTAGTATAAATAGTGCTCTTTTGCACGTTGTAGTACAGAGAACCCTTTTCATATTTACACTCATTCCCTTACGACTTATTCCTTGAAATGGGATTATTGGACGAAAGAGCATCAACGTATAAGTCTAGATTTAcaattgataatttttttttctcacaggaTGGTATCAATTTATCCTTTGACCAGCAGTAATTGAAAGAGTTTCCTTCCCCTTGTGTAACCAAGCAGAACAGGATGGGGCCTTCCCGGGACAGGTCTTCCCCCACACCCTCTGCTTTAGAGCCCCTCTGaatacctagataatagtatttgttgcacatttcctgagttgttttacagatgtgaacgcccccccactcccccaacaaatgggaagatgttaactacttggcAACCCTGAGCTCACAGcctcaggcctcctggagcctaaggactgatagtGTGAACTCCCCGTGACATCGCCTTGTGACCGCACCACAAACCAATCAGAGGcttgtgcacaagctgatcacaggCCCTGTGAccccgcctcctcctccttaacctggttttttttttttttttttttttggctgctttgggtcttcattgctgcacttgggctttcctctagttgtggctaaCAGGGGCTACACGTTGTTgcgttgcgtgggcttctcattgcagtggcttctcttgttgtgaagcacgggctctaggagcacaagctcagtagctgtggctcacaggcttcagtagttgtggcacacaggcttagttgctccgtggcatgtgggatcttcccagaccaaggcttgaacctgtgtcccatgcattggcaggtggattcttaataactgggccaccagggaagtccctgcctcattttcttttaaagtacgTACTCACCCCGGTAACACCATGAAGACACACACAATGAAAATTGCCTTGAGTTCCCAACATAAAAGGTCTTTAGGGAGTACGTTCAATTCCAAATATTTGGCTTTTCAAAATGTAttggtttctaatttaattccattgtgactGGAGAAGATATTTTTTGTATCTCCATCCTTTACGAGTGCTGTGGCTGAGCATATCCTGTCCCAGAGGATGTTACATGTGGACCTGACTGCATATCCTGAGACATCTTAGGTTCAATCATGGGTGATGCTACCTGGACTACGAATACTATATTGAAGCTAAGTAATCACTTACCTCTATTTCTATCTCTGTTCTTGTGAAATCCAGCCTAATTCTTGGGTACAAACCATGTGTGTCTAATACACTGCATTTTCTTTctgatctaaaaagaaaaaaaaaaagcagaactgcCCTTTGAGTAACAACATTATTGGAGACTGGAGTGACATTCCGACGGCAACTTTCCAAGGACTGTTCATCCTGTGAACCAAGGGAGGTAAAACATTCCCCttatatttattatacttattCCATGATCTggaaattttcacttttttttttaaggacttttattgagaacgtaattgacttacaataaactgcatatatttaaagtgtacaatttgattttttttcttattggtaatgtatacatggcaaccCCCATTTCTccattcattccaccccaaccccggAAATTTTCACTTTTAAGTATGTTGGTTTCTGATCAATGTTGCAAATCAATACCTGACTACATTTTTTACCTTGTGAAAAGTTCAAAGgtttagaatctaaaaaaagatccAAACTGGGCCACAAGACtgccgaagagtagcccctgctcgcagcaactagagaaagcccatgtgcagcaacgaagacccaacacagccaataaataaattaattaattaattaaaataaatacataaaagtcaTATTCTGGGTATGTTCTTGCCACGAAGAGTTCAATTTACTATCAATACAGGGGCAGCAGTGCTACCATTCACAGCACCTGAAAGAGCTGCGGATTAAACTACATAAAGAGTACACAGGCCTGCTCTTTTGTCTTCTCCGCCATCCTCTGCAACTTTGAATTAGCCCCTCACCATGCCTTCTCACAAGACTTTAAGGATCAAGCGATTACTggccaagaaacaaaagcagaatcgCCCCATTCCCCAATGGATTCGAATGAAAGCTGGTCATAAAATCAGGTACCACTCCAAGAGAAGACACGGGAGAAGAACCAAGCTGGGTCTAGAAGGAGCCTCAAATATGAAGTGGCACACATGTATGTCGTGTCAAGGTCACTTGCATCTTACTGTATCAGAGCATCACTATTGTCGGCATAGCTGCGCTTGTCTGGAAAGGGGAAGAATGGAATGTCGCCTCttcttttcttgatgtgtctgcaCCAATGCTCACTGTCAAGTCTGCTAATAAATACGTGATACCTActgttgggaaagaaaaaaaagtacacagcCCTGAGTGCTGGTATCTATGAGGATGAAGCCGGATGAAATGCAAGGTACCACATtaccagaaaataaaatgtttttcctttggcATTGGAAAGAGTTAAAGGGTTGAGCACCCGGGCCAGGGGCTAGGACTCCGGCGCTCTCACTTCCCCTGGCCTGCGGTTCaatttctggtcagggaactaaaatccaaATGCCatatggcatggccaaaaaattaaaaggcttGTGTTCAAATCAGAATTGCAAATACAGAGTTGCTGGCGAGCTAACAGTTCAGGCTGAGCTGGGATGACACAAGCATTCGATATGTGGGTTTGTGGGGGCGCTCTAGCAATAGATGGCGTGTAGAGGGTCCTCCAAGCTGCCTTATCAAAGGAAGCCTGGTCACCCAAAGCTCAAAGCTCCCATACTTTTCCTCTACGGAAACATGGGACACGGAGTTTTAGTGTTTCTAGTGGATAAAAAGATACATTCCAGAGTCTAAAACCACCCAAGATGAGCATGGGTGGCAAATGAAAACGGCACTTCATGGGAAAGTAGCTGTGACAGAAAGTCACCATGACCTCTTCAGTATAATACGTGCCTGATTCGTCACCATGGATGCCTTCCACCTGCTCTGtgggtgtttttctttgtttttgctgcttctcggtgatcaaacccgtgccccggCAGTgtaagctcggagtcctaaccactggaccaccagggaattcccgctaTGTGGGTTGTAAACGAGGTAGCCATGGAGATGGTAGCATGTCTGGCAAGTTGAAAAATGGATTCTCTAAATGGGAGTGGTCTTCTAGAAAGGTACTCCTGGGGGAGTGGGAGACACCAGTAATTGGCTCACTTAAtcaagcttgagaaggatggagaACGTTCAAGCACCTGTGCGTCTCTATGGCGTGGGGCACAGTATTATATAAAAGAGCACCGGGTTCTGGTGTGGTGCATCGGTACGCAGTTCGGTGTATACATCGTTTGGCTGGGGATGAGTACTGTGAAGAATCTTCAGGCACAGAGTgaactggggtgggtgtgggagCAGCTATCCTGGCCGGGTTGCTCAGGACGTTTCCTCAACAACGGAGCTGAGCCCTTCGTGAGGTAGGACCTGCACTGTGCTCCCTGGAGGAAGGTAAGGAAGGGAGCGGCGGGAGGGTGAAGGAGATTGGTACAGGAGATCAGAAGCCCAGCAGGATGTGGGTTTTGGACAGACCCCCTGCCAGTTCCTCCAGCCCGGCCATCTCTCCTGCCCAACTTTTAGATCTTATAGAGAATTCATGGGTCTAGCAGGGGTTCCGAAAAGTGATGGAAAACCATGACGATCCGGTCCCTTAGGTGAGATTTCCACATTCCTAgtgctgacttaaaaaaaaaaaaatgcacagtgtgaAAGTTGCCAGTTAAGTTCtatctggggcaaaatgagaactgcagcccaggagacagcatctcagataactctctgagaaactgctctgaggaggcgaggggaggaaccgggatatataggagttttgcaacaaagggcaggtagtctgaactcaaaatattattgttaattaaagaaaatcagacatctcaagttaaggaatttagcacttttctatgtatgggaagatacaagaatcTGGGCTCagtgaaatcattcctttgatgtgcacctcagctaccTGGAGTCAggatcctgtgttttcacatcctgagtctCCCCAGGGCTCACTGCAGGGAGTGGTTGCAGTCTGAGGGCTGCTAGATGGCAgagattcttttccttcctgagtttcctTAGGGCTCACAGGCTCCTGTTAGAGGGCTGCAGtcgttgatgactgtgacattcTTTGTCTATCGATacggcaggaaatattccatttataaatattccatttatcacaaGTTCCTACCAAAAGTACAAACCACCTGGAGAGAAGCCTCACTGTATTTCCAAGAGGAGTTTTCCATGAGAGGGTGCCAGATTGAGCAAACAAACGATAGGATGTCCAGGAAAGTTTGAAATTCAGATAAACAAAGGCTAATGTTTTAATATAAGTATATCCCATATATATTGCATATTTGGGACAcacttatagaaaaaaatgatttgttaTTGAAGTGAGGACGTTACTTATTATTTGAGAATAATAAGTAATTATTATTCTCTACATATGAAATATTGTATTCCCTTTGTTACCACCTATGTTGTAGAACCTGAGCCATTTGACCTGCAAGGGTGTCCCACAGTCTGGGTTTTTCTAGTTGTACCTTCCTGGTGCAGTGATCCTACGTCTTTATTTCCTGCCAGTTGACAGCAAGATGAGGGACTGAGTCAGATCAGCATACCCAGTATGCTTCTTGTTCATTTTGTAACatttgatttcctattttttaaaatttttctctctttaaaagaaaaaagtatagctATAATAGACGTTTCTGAGTATGACCCCCCCAAAAATGTGGTCTGTTTtgcaaacaaaaagaaggaaatttggtCTTGCTGGGAACATATTTTCTGAGGAAATGGCATTTACTGTTTAAAAGGATACACGGGCTGGCGGTTCGCTAGCAAAAAGCACTCCAGGCAGAGAGAGCCATGCTGGCAGCCCTggtcagaaaagaaataatggacAATCCACGTGGCTGAAATCtaatgaggcagagagagagtaaTTACCGTGCAGAAAGAACAGGGACGAGGTTATTCAGGTCCCTGTGAGCGCTGATAAGAGTTTGGCTTTACAAGGACACTGAGGTCCCTTGAGGTCTTTTGAGCTGGGTTTATGTCAGGAAAATTATTTGCGTTTTGAAAAGAACATTCTGGTCCAGCTCCAGAACACATCCCAGAGAGGCCAGAGTGGTTGCAGGGCAAGCACACAGGAGGCCGATCCCTCCTTCGAGTAAGCCGTCACCACCACTTGTTCGCAGGGTGGATGGTTTAGCAGGTGGAAGTTTAAATGGACTTGGAGTATAGGGGAGATGGAGTGGTCTACTAGGCATGGGCGTGTATACAAAAGATTATGGATGCAGATCAACAAGCCAAATTGGACCTAAATCCAAATTGACTTCTCTCCGACCTACCGCGGGTACCTCGCAAACGCAATAAATGGCAGTAATCAGAGATGCGCTTCCCGCCCCAAGAGGCGCTCCGAGCAAAGCCTTTTCAGCCACAGCTGAGATGCTGTCcctgcaaatatttcctttcctggCCGGTATGTagatgagagaaaggaaattgTAAAGGCTGTATCACATGACAGATGAGAACGCTTTAGTGCCAGGGTCCTGGGTTCAAAACCCAGCACCACTGTTTGGCCAGCTATAGCATGTCTCTAATATCAATCTTCATCTTCTCCTTTCACAAAATAGAGCCAATGAAACACTGGCAAGTGTTGGGTAAATATTagcattttgttattataatacaATGACCTTGAAACAGCCCCATGTCCTGGCCCCCAGGTAACCAGATGACCTGTGCTAACTGCCTTTCTCGAAACTCCTCTCCCCAGGCTGATGTCTGTAGGATGTGAAATAgcctgcaaagaaagaaaaaaaacccaaagtgttactaaaaaagcatttggaaaatgGAGAGTCACACaagtttgacttttaaaatttctttcctcaGACCCTGCAGGACACTAAGATACAGCACTGTGACTTTCCAAAAGGCAGAAGGCAGGATATAACGTGTCTCCAATTTCTTATAGTCTACATTTTAACGGATAAGAGGATATATTTCATGAAACTTACCTGgttccaaaatttttaaataattttcaaaagataaaagtTGACCGTtcccgggaattccctggtcatccagtggttggttaggactccgtgctttcactgccaagggagcagggtttgatccctgatgggggaactaagatcccacccaTGGagcggtgtggcaaaaaaaaaaaaaaaaaaaaaattgatagatCTCACTCCCACCCTCTTTTCTTTCACCCCAAATAATGTTTCCTCGCCACTCATACGAATTGGAGGTCCTGCAGGTATAACCTATTTGCTGTCTTGTGTTACTTGCACAAGTAAGATGAATTTCTCCCATACTGTATGCACTCTCctgcagcttttcttttttttttcccaacagtgAATCCTGGAGATTTCTCCGAATCAAAAAGAGCTTCCTCGCTTTTTTATAGAGTTGCATACCATTCCAACACATGCAACTCTACAGATTCCATATGGATCAGAATTATGTATTTAGGCCCTTACTGATggattatttctaatattttgttgtcACAATGCTGCAATTAATAACCCTGtactcgggcttcctaggtggcacagtggttaagaatccgcctgccaacgcaggggacatgggtttgagccctgctctgggaagattccacatgccacggagcaactaagcccatgtgccacaactattgagcccatgtgccgcaactactgaatcccacacgcctagagcctgtgctccgcaacaagagaagacatggcAATGAGGATCGGgggccccacaacaaagagtagtccccgctcacagaaactagagaaagccctcctgcagcaacaaagaccaacgcagccaataaaaaaagaaaacaaaaaacaaaccctgtactcatttaattctctacATATGCAGTCATAGCGTAGGATAATAAGCAAGAAATGGTAAAAGGACAAATACTCGTACTTTTTTTGTCGACTGGCCACCACAGGGTTTTTGCCACTTTGTGCTACAACCTCCATGTCTAGGCAATTCTGTTTCTCCACTGGTTTTCCAGCAGAGTGAGTTTATTTCCATGGACTATTTTTTCACATCCTTTGGCCCATTTGGGAACACAGGTTTCCAAAGATATTTGACCATCCATTTTGGGTCGCACCCCAGTACCCCAATCATCCCTGTTCACAGCACACTGATTTGAATGGTTCTGACACCGCCTTATGTTATGTCACTCTCACTCACCCTGACTATAACGCCATAAAGCTGGGATTCTTTTGCCCTTTTTGTTCGGCCGAGCTGCGTGGCTTGCGGGATTTTCGTTCCCCGATCAgggcagtggaagtgtggaatcctaaccacgGCACTGCCAGGGAGCTCCCTTTCCCCTgcctgttttttgtgtttttttttttaatttattttatattggggtgtagttgatttacaatattgtgttagttgcaggtatGCAGCAGAATGATTCCGTTACACGTGTattcattgtttttcagattcttttcccatacaggtgaTTACAGACTGTTggacagagttccctgtgctgtacagtaggtccttgttggttatctattttatatatattagtgcgtatatgttaatcccaacctcctaatttatccccccaccccccaaattggGATTTTAATATCCCCATTTAAGAGATGAACAAAATGAGGTCTGGCATAGGGGGAATCATCTATGTAAACATCTTACTTGTGATAAGAGCTCATTAATTGGG includes:
- the LOC130838172 gene encoding 60S ribosomal protein L39-like; the encoded protein is MPSHKTLRIKRLLAKKQKQNRPIPQWIRMKAGHKIRYHSKRRHGRRTKLGLEGASNMKWHTFDSKMRD